Proteins encoded by one window of Candidatus Margulisiibacteriota bacterium:
- the csrA gene encoding carbon storage regulator CsrA: MLVLTRKLNQSIVIQDNIIVKVVEIGDGSVKIGIEAPKAIPIHREEVYEEIQKENMRAADLPKELNLKGLIKE, encoded by the coding sequence ATGCTGGTCTTAACGCGCAAGCTGAACCAGTCCATTGTGATTCAGGATAACATCATCGTGAAGGTGGTGGAAATCGGTGACGGCAGTGTGAAGATTGGTATTGAGGCTCCCAAGGCAATACCAATTCACAGGGAAGAGGTTTATGAAGAAATTCAGAAAGAAAACATGCGCGCGGCCGACTTGCCGAAAGAGTTAAACTTAAAAGGGTTAATTAAGGAGTAA
- the flgL gene encoding flagellar hook-associated protein FlgL, producing the protein MRITNGLIADHILENLQNNMSKVADLQKELSSGKKFEKPSDDPVGISRAMRVNALISKDDQYMKNLDNLSPVLQATDSTLQQVVTQMNSATTLMKQYDNFSVQEGNKDLLANNMDEILNSILDLANTSFDGKYIFGGYNTSTKPFIVENGKIRYQGTDDSLKTMISDTETVDMSVSGNNIFTTHQILGNSIISNKDSNIEEPSTNQFQITVGTAAPITVTVGATTTDISLQDIADAINHSGAEVKAYIKETTGGYKLKLVSNFVGGDGQISLQDIAADGILEKVGLIDNTNSIVGTQNNYNTGVLDQLLAVKNKMLAGDSNISQEEQNIKDGYQNILMNQGKIGIMTQSADNRKQLMEDTKINRQEQLSSIQDIDYAEVMTELNREMMAYQAAIQSGARIMTPTLMDYIK; encoded by the coding sequence ATGAGAATAACTAACGGGCTGATAGCTGATCATATTTTGGAAAATCTGCAAAATAACATGTCTAAAGTTGCAGATTTGCAGAAAGAATTAAGTTCCGGCAAAAAGTTTGAGAAACCTTCTGATGATCCGGTAGGTATCAGCCGAGCGATGCGAGTTAACGCTCTGATCAGCAAAGATGACCAGTACATGAAAAATCTGGACAATTTGTCTCCTGTGTTGCAGGCGACGGATTCTACTTTGCAGCAGGTGGTTACACAGATGAACAGCGCCACAACTTTGATGAAGCAGTATGACAATTTTTCTGTTCAGGAAGGTAATAAAGATTTGCTGGCAAATAACATGGACGAAATATTAAATTCAATCCTGGACTTGGCCAATACCAGTTTTGACGGAAAGTATATTTTTGGCGGTTATAATACATCCACCAAACCGTTTATAGTTGAAAATGGGAAAATCAGATATCAGGGAACGGATGATTCCTTGAAAACCATGATCAGCGATACCGAGACTGTAGATATGAGCGTTTCGGGGAATAATATATTTACAACGCATCAGATACTTGGCAATTCGATTATATCAAATAAAGACAGTAATATTGAGGAGCCTTCTACCAATCAATTTCAAATAACAGTTGGCACAGCGGCACCTATAACTGTGACTGTAGGTGCAACAACAACAGACATCAGTCTTCAGGATATTGCTGATGCTATAAATCATTCAGGTGCGGAAGTAAAGGCTTATATTAAGGAGACTACAGGCGGGTACAAGCTTAAGCTGGTTTCAAATTTTGTAGGTGGAGACGGTCAAATAAGCCTGCAAGACATTGCTGCTGACGGGATATTGGAAAAAGTGGGACTGATTGATAACACCAATAGCATAGTGGGTACGCAGAATAACTATAATACGGGCGTATTGGACCAGCTTCTGGCCGTGAAAAATAAAATGCTGGCTGGAGATTCCAATATCAGCCAGGAAGAACAAAATATCAAAGACGGTTATCAGAATATTCTTATGAACCAGGGCAAGATAGGAATTATGACTCAAAGCGCTGATAACAGAAAACAACTTATGGAAGACACAAAAATAAACAGACAGGAACAATTATCTTCTATTCAAGATATCGATTATGCGGAGGTGATGACAGAGTTAAACAGAGAAATGATGGCTTATCAAGCCGCTATCCAATCAGGTGCGAGGATTATGACCCCGACTCTGATGGATTACATTAAATAG
- the accB gene encoding acetyl-CoA carboxylase biotin carboxyl carrier protein yields MNLKDLEKVIKLVEKANISQLKIEEDGTKIEIVKDDICTEAAQQVQTAIVPAEQKQQSLQPMKTQALEKQPEESLKENDVTIVSPMVGTFYSAPSPDAPPFVKVGSSVKKGDTVCIIEAMKLFNEIESEWDGSIVKILVKNQDTVEFGQPLMIVKKDV; encoded by the coding sequence ATGAATCTAAAAGATTTGGAAAAAGTTATAAAATTGGTTGAGAAAGCTAATATCAGTCAACTTAAAATAGAAGAAGACGGTACAAAAATAGAGATAGTTAAAGACGATATCTGTACTGAAGCGGCACAGCAGGTGCAAACAGCGATTGTCCCGGCAGAACAAAAACAGCAATCCTTACAGCCCATGAAAACACAGGCGCTGGAAAAGCAGCCTGAAGAAAGCTTAAAAGAAAACGATGTTACCATTGTTTCACCTATGGTTGGAACTTTCTATTCAGCACCTTCTCCGGATGCTCCCCCGTTCGTGAAAGTGGGCAGTTCGGTAAAAAAGGGAGATACGGTTTGTATTATAGAAGCCATGAAGTTGTTTAATGAAATAGAATCAGAATGGGATGGAAGCATCGTTAAAATACTTGTTAAAAATCAGGATACAGTCGAATTTGGGCAACCTTTGATGATTGTTAAGAAGGATGTATAG
- a CDS encoding flagellin — protein sequence MQINHNIAALNAWRNLGVSNSNLGKSLEKLSSGYRINRGADDPAGLLISEQLRAQIFSMDQAVRNASDAISMVQTAEGALTEMNNMLNSIRTLAVHAANTGANDTNSIAADQTAVDKAIDSMQRIATTTKYAGKSLLDGSAGTSIDAKTAQASKLGAIVVGQVNASGNVDINITTVALEATYATTAIAACANGTLAVWVESGGIARAIGSYSVGSTVGSNGAAIASLINADSATTGIYASGNGTTDLNIWSCGYGDSYKLRVIISSNLINAAADVNTSNLGTDVAGSFGGDAVTGSGLVLYGSTNSAWSGTSIALASNHSTIAGALSIVTGALKFSLTDDASSANIITYSIADMKTNKIGVVASLSNTNGLADVKSSMTYALGTNAAGAVQIIDDAINDVSNQRANLGAFQKYTLETTINNLGVTKENLTASESRVRDVDMASEMMEFTKNQILVQAGTAMLAQANQLPQSVLKLLQG from the coding sequence ATGCAAATTAATCATAATATAGCAGCGTTAAATGCCTGGAGAAATTTAGGAGTATCAAACTCCAACTTGGGTAAATCATTGGAAAAGCTGTCATCCGGTTACAGAATTAACCGCGGTGCCGATGACCCCGCAGGATTGCTCATTTCAGAGCAGTTAAGAGCTCAGATATTCTCTATGGACCAGGCTGTCAGAAATGCTTCTGACGCGATATCGATGGTACAAACCGCTGAAGGTGCGTTAACAGAAATGAACAACATGTTAAACAGCATCAGAACATTGGCAGTACACGCGGCCAACACCGGTGCCAACGATACGAACTCAATCGCAGCAGACCAAACAGCTGTTGATAAGGCTATCGATTCAATGCAGAGAATCGCAACTACTACCAAATATGCGGGCAAGAGTCTGCTGGACGGCAGCGCAGGTACTTCTATAGACGCGAAAACAGCTCAGGCCAGCAAATTGGGTGCAATAGTAGTGGGACAGGTTAACGCATCCGGAAATGTAGATATCAATATAACCACAGTAGCCTTAGAGGCAACCTATGCCACAACAGCTATCGCGGCTTGTGCCAACGGTACATTGGCAGTATGGGTAGAAAGCGGCGGCATAGCCAGGGCAATTGGTTCATATTCTGTGGGTTCAACGGTAGGTAGTAACGGTGCGGCAATTGCTTCATTAATAAACGCCGACAGCGCAACAACCGGAATATACGCATCAGGTAACGGTACTACTGACCTGAACATATGGTCATGCGGATATGGAGACAGTTACAAGTTAAGAGTAATTATCTCCAGCAACCTGATCAACGCGGCGGCAGACGTCAACACCAGCAATCTGGGAACAGACGTGGCCGGCAGCTTCGGCGGAGACGCGGTAACCGGAAGCGGCTTGGTGCTATATGGTTCTACCAATAGCGCCTGGAGCGGAACAAGTATTGCTTTGGCTTCTAACCATTCAACCATAGCCGGCGCGCTATCTATAGTTACAGGTGCGCTGAAGTTTTCCTTAACAGACGATGCTTCATCGGCAAATATCATTACTTATTCCATAGCCGATATGAAAACCAACAAGATCGGTGTTGTCGCGAGCCTTAGCAATACCAATGGTTTAGCTGATGTTAAGTCCAGCATGACCTATGCTCTGGGGACCAACGCGGCAGGTGCGGTACAGATTATCGACGACGCGATTAACGATGTATCGAACCAGAGAGCAAATTTAGGTGCCTTCCAGAAGTATACTCTGGAAACCACCATTAACAACCTTGGTGTAACCAAAGAAAATCTGACAGCTTCGGAATCCCGTGTAAGAGACGTGGATATGGCTTCGGAAATGATGGAATTCACCAAGAACCAGATATTGGTACAGGCAGGTACTGCGATGTTAGCTCAAGCTAATCAGTTACCTCAGTCAGTTTTAAAATTACTGCAAGGTTAA
- the fliW gene encoding flagellar assembly protein FliW — MKVNTVRFGEIDVEENRIINFVTGPMGFEEKKKWVLIDNGLLGWLQCLEDPELAFVVANPFEFYGDYEFEINNMEMEKLKVISNTDVTVLSIVSVPPKVENMTINLLAPIVINYKENCARQVILNNNKYSVRHYLYNDLVKCAQVKEKVVGA, encoded by the coding sequence ATGAAAGTTAATACTGTTCGGTTCGGAGAAATTGATGTGGAGGAAAACAGAATTATAAATTTTGTTACAGGCCCAATGGGGTTTGAAGAGAAAAAGAAATGGGTGTTAATTGATAACGGTCTTCTGGGATGGTTACAGTGCCTGGAGGATCCTGAGCTTGCTTTTGTTGTGGCAAATCCTTTTGAATTTTATGGTGATTATGAATTCGAGATCAATAATATGGAAATGGAAAAACTTAAAGTAATTTCCAATACTGATGTGACAGTTTTATCCATAGTATCAGTGCCGCCTAAGGTGGAAAATATGACCATAAATTTGTTGGCACCGATTGTAATTAATTACAAGGAAAACTGCGCCAGGCAGGTTATTTTGAATAACAATAAATACTCGGTACGTCATTATTTATATAATGATCTGGTGAAATGCGCACAGGTTAAAGAGAAGGTCGTGGGTGCCTGA
- the flgN gene encoding flagellar export chaperone FlgN yields the protein MHNDLNLILIQETDILINHKVKDLSQVTPVKDKCTEKIHKLSMELKDSFSKILITDGKKQIRLNDIIEVAPNMIKEQLILLQKNLKNISSEIYKNNFMNQKLLENSMKYISYMMKKFVEITSDDQTIYCERGYTRNLGGQQNFMSVVA from the coding sequence GTGCATAACGACCTCAACCTGATCCTTATTCAAGAAACCGATATTTTAATAAATCATAAAGTAAAAGACCTGAGTCAGGTAACCCCTGTAAAGGATAAATGTACGGAAAAAATTCATAAACTAAGTATGGAATTAAAGGATAGTTTTAGCAAGATTTTGATCACAGACGGGAAAAAGCAAATACGGTTGAATGACATTATAGAGGTAGCACCCAATATGATTAAAGAACAATTAATTCTCTTACAAAAAAATTTAAAAAATATTTCCTCGGAAATCTATAAAAATAATTTTATGAACCAAAAATTGCTGGAGAATTCCATGAAATATATCAGCTACATGATGAAAAAATTTGTGGAGATTACCAGTGATGATCAAACTATTTATTGTGAACGCGGTTATACGCGAAATCTTGGCGGACAGCAGAATTTTATGAGCGTAGTGGCTTAA
- the recJ gene encoding single-stranded-DNA-specific exonuclease RecJ, translated as MYSQGCSQWKFTDHDLDNIQRFADLLNVPPVIIRIIFNRGITEEADIRKFLNPSLKYINKNFCPSQIDKAIQRVIKAIREKEKIVIFGDYDADGVTGTVVLFDALKSLGAKVEYYVPYRYTEGYGLNKQAIQNFKEKGINLIVTVDCGISNFEEIKLANELGIDVVITDHHTPPAQLPPAYAVVNPKCEHHDLSEYLAGVGVAYKFVYHLYKEFKDVDLLTNKKYLELVAIGTITDVVPLLGDNRIFVKKGIEKLNRETSLGLYYLLDQVRNGGINTTTIGFGIGPRINAAGRLDSASVGIELLTTRDKNKAKQLANDLNALNEKRKREGEKIFFEATKIIELNEETLNRKVIVLSSEQWEPGIIGIVTSQMAKKFERPVVLITTKGNISRGSIRSFSGINIFSTLEKCQHLLLSYGGHKEAAGFEIEKKQIEEFKDLYATLLDQYLEGENLNTIIHVDHELKMSDINYKLYESLKALEPFGEGNREPVFITKKLNAIDYNCVGKDRNHIKVLFIQGTDQIEAIGYKMSHYMKLLESYNTFDVVYNLDENNYNGQKKLQIKMLDLKPSY; from the coding sequence ATGTATAGCCAGGGTTGCAGTCAATGGAAATTTACGGATCACGATCTGGATAATATTCAGAGGTTCGCTGATTTATTGAATGTTCCCCCGGTAATAATTCGAATTATTTTTAACAGAGGAATTACCGAAGAAGCCGACATCAGAAAATTTTTAAACCCTTCTCTGAAGTATATTAATAAAAACTTTTGTCCGTCCCAGATAGATAAAGCCATACAAAGAGTTATCAAAGCTATCAGGGAGAAAGAAAAGATTGTCATATTCGGTGATTATGACGCAGATGGTGTTACTGGAACAGTTGTTCTTTTCGACGCGCTGAAATCTTTGGGGGCAAAAGTAGAATATTATGTTCCTTATCGTTATACAGAAGGCTATGGTTTGAATAAGCAGGCCATTCAGAATTTTAAGGAAAAAGGGATTAATTTGATAGTTACAGTTGATTGCGGTATAAGCAATTTTGAAGAAATTAAACTGGCTAATGAACTGGGTATTGATGTTGTTATCACGGATCATCATACACCGCCTGCTCAACTGCCGCCGGCTTATGCGGTGGTTAATCCTAAGTGCGAACATCATGATTTGTCGGAATATCTGGCCGGAGTGGGTGTTGCTTATAAATTTGTTTATCATTTGTATAAGGAATTTAAGGATGTGGATTTACTTACGAATAAAAAATATCTGGAGCTGGTAGCCATAGGCACTATTACAGATGTAGTTCCTTTACTTGGCGACAACAGGATTTTTGTGAAAAAAGGTATTGAAAAATTAAACAGGGAAACTTCATTGGGACTATACTACTTATTGGATCAGGTACGTAATGGCGGTATAAATACTACCACAATCGGATTTGGCATCGGACCGCGTATTAATGCCGCTGGGCGTCTGGATTCGGCCAGCGTTGGCATAGAGCTGCTGACTACCAGGGATAAAAATAAAGCCAAGCAACTGGCTAATGATTTGAATGCTTTAAACGAAAAAAGGAAACGAGAAGGTGAAAAGATTTTTTTTGAGGCTACCAAAATCATAGAATTGAATGAAGAAACACTTAACCGCAAAGTCATTGTTTTGTCTTCCGAACAATGGGAACCGGGCATTATCGGAATAGTAACTTCCCAGATGGCAAAAAAGTTTGAGAGACCAGTAGTGCTTATTACTACCAAAGGTAATATATCCCGCGGTTCTATACGCAGCTTTTCCGGTATTAATATTTTTTCCACCCTGGAAAAGTGCCAGCATCTGCTTCTTAGTTATGGTGGGCACAAAGAAGCAGCCGGTTTTGAAATTGAAAAGAAACAGATCGAGGAATTCAAGGATTTGTATGCTACACTTCTGGACCAGTACCTGGAAGGCGAAAATTTAAATACAATAATCCACGTGGACCATGAGTTAAAAATGTCTGATATAAACTATAAATTATATGAAAGTCTGAAGGCTCTTGAGCCTTTCGGTGAAGGTAACAGAGAACCTGTTTTCATTACTAAAAAGCTGAATGCTATTGATTATAACTGTGTGGGCAAAGACCGCAATCATATTAAAGTATTATTTATTCAGGGAACAGACCAGATTGAGGCTATAGGCTATAAAATGTCGCATTACATGAAATTACTGGAAAGTTATAATACTTTCGATGTGGTTTACAATTTGGACGAGAATAATTATAACGGTCAGAAAAAGTTGCAGATTAAAATGCTGGACTTGAAACCGTCATATTAA
- the flgK gene encoding flagellar hook-associated protein FlgK, whose amino-acid sequence MVSNGIEIAKRSLAAQRYAMDVIGHNLANVNTEGYSRQQVVLQTTNPILIPVINKNKPLASLGTGVMLTQIERIRDDFLDSQRRGISNDKGTWDQQYTNYDMIQGIFNEPSDTGIAANMTKFWDAWQNLATPDPSSAGARSNLVSQARVLAGALQQTRTQLVDLQKNNNTDIGLKVARINDLADQIAVINGQIVESKASGDANDLEDKRNVLVGEMSQLVNMEYYVDTTGSSTIAIGGSFIVADRNTNHLAATIDTNNYGYNKITWEENGKSALINGGELYGLIKSRDENVAGYIDNVDTFAAKLIETINNQHKAGFDLKGAQGGSFFTGTDASDIKVNEELINDPSRVAASSRNTDSNGNGENAIAIAQIRNSLTMNSNSTTLDEFYQNMISNLGTTTAETQTYSDINAGLLSQVDKQIVSTSGVSIDEEMSELIKTEQAYQSAAKYMQAVQDTMDTLLKIV is encoded by the coding sequence ATGGTTTCAAACGGTATAGAAATTGCTAAAAGGTCACTGGCGGCTCAAAGATATGCCATGGATGTTATCGGTCACAATCTGGCCAACGTAAATACCGAAGGTTATAGCCGTCAACAAGTAGTTTTGCAAACAACAAATCCGATCCTTATTCCGGTAATTAATAAAAACAAACCGCTGGCCTCACTGGGTACAGGTGTTATGTTAACCCAAATCGAAAGGATACGCGATGACTTTCTGGATTCACAGCGAAGAGGAATAAGTAATGATAAGGGTACCTGGGACCAGCAGTATACAAATTATGACATGATCCAGGGTATTTTTAATGAACCGTCGGATACCGGCATTGCCGCAAATATGACCAAATTTTGGGATGCATGGCAAAATTTGGCTACGCCGGATCCCAGCAGCGCGGGCGCAAGGTCTAACCTTGTTTCTCAGGCCAGGGTTTTGGCTGGCGCTTTGCAGCAGACTCGGACCCAATTGGTAGATTTACAGAAAAATAATAATACTGATATAGGTCTTAAGGTAGCCAGAATTAATGATCTGGCCGATCAAATTGCAGTAATAAATGGACAGATCGTGGAGTCTAAAGCTTCCGGTGACGCGAACGATCTTGAAGATAAACGTAATGTACTTGTGGGAGAGATGTCACAACTGGTTAACATGGAATATTATGTGGATACAACCGGTTCTTCTACAATTGCTATAGGTGGATCATTTATTGTCGCAGACCGCAATACCAATCATTTGGCCGCTACTATTGACACCAACAATTACGGATATAACAAAATAACCTGGGAAGAAAACGGCAAAAGTGCCTTAATTAACGGTGGAGAACTTTATGGGCTTATTAAGTCCAGGGACGAAAATGTTGCGGGCTATATTGATAACGTGGATACATTTGCCGCTAAACTTATAGAGACAATTAATAATCAACATAAAGCAGGCTTTGATTTAAAAGGTGCCCAGGGAGGGAGCTTTTTTACAGGAACAGATGCGAGCGATATCAAAGTCAATGAAGAATTAATAAATGATCCTTCCAGGGTTGCGGCATCAAGCAGAAATACCGATTCCAACGGCAATGGTGAAAACGCAATCGCTATAGCTCAGATTCGTAACAGCCTGACCATGAACTCAAACTCAACTACGCTGGATGAATTTTACCAGAACATGATATCAAACCTGGGTACAACCACAGCTGAAACACAGACGTATTCTGATATTAACGCCGGTCTTCTTTCACAGGTGGATAAACAGATAGTAAGCACATCCGGGGTATCCATAGACGAGGAAATGTCTGAACTTATTAAAACCGAACAGGCGTATCAGTCTGCTGCCAAATATATGCAGGCGGTTCAGGATACTATGGATACGCTTTTGAAGATAGTATAA
- the efp gene encoding elongation factor P, which translates to MVLGASELRPGKIIELDTELFNVVEYNHNKTGRGGAVIKVKVRNLSTGATTEKLFRPGDKIQDAHIETRRMQYLYKDDNQYTFMDVQNFEQITVDSASLGDAVSFIVENNEVDLQFYKEKVVGVYLPFNVTLKVIKTEPGRKGDTVTNVTKPATLETGLVVQVPIFVNEGNFIKVDTRDHNYIERM; encoded by the coding sequence ATGGTGCTTGGTGCTTCTGAACTACGTCCCGGGAAAATAATTGAGCTCGACACTGAATTATTCAATGTAGTCGAGTATAACCACAATAAAACCGGTCGTGGCGGAGCGGTTATCAAAGTTAAAGTACGCAACCTTAGCACCGGCGCCACAACCGAAAAGCTGTTCAGACCTGGCGATAAAATTCAGGATGCACATATTGAAACCAGACGGATGCAATATCTTTATAAAGACGACAATCAGTATACATTTATGGACGTGCAGAATTTTGAACAGATAACTGTGGATAGCGCCAGTCTTGGAGACGCTGTAAGTTTTATTGTGGAAAACAATGAAGTGGACCTGCAGTTTTATAAGGAAAAAGTTGTCGGAGTTTATTTGCCTTTTAATGTTACTTTAAAAGTTATAAAAACAGAACCCGGGCGCAAGGGAGATACAGTGACTAACGTCACAAAACCGGCCACCCTGGAAACAGGTCTGGTTGTTCAGGTTCCTATTTTCGTTAATGAGGGAAATTTTATAAAAGTTGATACCAGGGACCATAATTATATAGAAAGGATGTAA